One genomic window of Sulfurovum lithotrophicum includes the following:
- a CDS encoding tetrahydrodipicolinate N-succinyltransferase N-terminal domain-containing protein has protein sequence MAIETVASTDAFKALVAEVTSQEGYRESMAFGIARVDRGQKNAEKVLQANFGLINWKENFGSAAVFIKALQEAKCDVDFSGSEFVATINDNFVANAMAAFAPYLAEATGDSHKNVQVIKTLAKMEDIGKNFRIVFLFEDVNPESVEAVYLKLYALSLRKAELRKINLNGAFGILSNVAWVGNTPYELDYLRENEIEMKLNGTYPTVDSVDKFPRFLQHVIPDDNTRILEASKVRMGAQLAAGTTVMPGASYINFNAGTLGPVMVEGRISSSAIVGAGSDVGGGASILGVLSGTDGNPISIGENTLLGANSVTGLPLGDGCIVDAGITILAGTKIKIAPEELEKIKAANPDAKLENKTTFKGEELQGLNGIHFRQNSMTGEIIARRSTREVKLNEDLH, from the coding sequence ATGGCAATTGAGACAGTAGCATCGACAGATGCATTTAAGGCATTGGTAGCGGAAGTAACTTCACAGGAAGGGTACAGAGAGTCTATGGCATTCGGTATCGCAAGAGTGGACAGAGGTCAGAAGAATGCGGAGAAAGTACTTCAGGCGAACTTCGGCCTGATCAACTGGAAAGAGAATTTCGGTTCTGCTGCCGTTTTTATCAAGGCGCTGCAGGAAGCGAAATGCGATGTTGATTTCAGCGGCAGTGAGTTTGTTGCGACCATCAATGACAATTTTGTCGCCAATGCTATGGCGGCATTTGCTCCGTACCTGGCAGAAGCAACAGGCGATTCACACAAAAATGTTCAAGTCATTAAAACATTGGCCAAAATGGAAGATATCGGTAAGAATTTCCGTATTGTATTTCTTTTTGAAGATGTCAATCCTGAGTCTGTCGAAGCAGTTTATCTGAAGCTCTATGCACTCTCTTTGAGAAAAGCGGAACTCAGAAAGATCAATCTGAACGGTGCCTTCGGTATCCTCTCAAACGTGGCATGGGTTGGTAATACACCGTACGAACTGGATTACCTCAGAGAGAATGAGATAGAGATGAAGCTCAATGGTACGTATCCGACAGTGGACTCTGTGGACAAATTCCCAAGATTCCTCCAGCATGTGATCCCTGATGACAACACACGTATCCTTGAAGCTTCCAAAGTCAGAATGGGTGCGCAATTAGCGGCAGGTACAACGGTCATGCCGGGCGCGTCCTATATCAATTTCAATGCAGGTACACTCGGGCCGGTTATGGTCGAAGGACGTATCTCTTCCTCAGCGATCGTGGGTGCCGGTTCGGATGTCGGCGGGGGTGCGAGTATCCTCGGTGTACTTTCCGGAACGGACGGCAACCCCATCAGCATTGGAGAAAACACACTGCTTGGTGCGAACTCTGTGACTGGCCTTCCTTTGGGAGACGGCTGTATCGTAGATGCGGGTATCACTATTCTGGCAGGTACGAAGATCAAGATCGCTCCCGAAGAGCTTGAGAAGATCAAAGCGGCCAACCCGGATGCAAAGCTTGAGAACAAGACGACCTTCAAAGGCGAAGAACTTCAGGGGCTCAACGGTATCCACTTCAGACAGAATTCCATGACAGGTGAGATCATCGCGAGAAGAAGTACGAGAGAAGTGAAGCTCAACGAAGACTTGCATTAA
- a CDS encoding TonB-dependent receptor plug domain-containing protein — protein MKFKQLSLITATLLLSNTAFAEESLGEITVTTATQTTQTLNDVTSNIDVITAQEIQDRGYTTVAQALSSVAGISFVSNGGIGHSTSVFLRGMDSKHILVLIDGVRYNDPTSLSGAPFSDLMVDDIAQIEIVKGAQSGIWGADASAGVINIITKKAKKGTHASAHIEGGSFGTWKYGASVSTATDIYYANISYNVVDTDGFTTVAPYGTDIDQYEDDEYKNETINMKAGYHFNENNRLSLSYSQIKGDGDADPYDSTTYSFDPNGQYRFESTYKFTKANFNHKDSYETLNLYAQRSDFSRTYPDALFGKHFDGSVDEFGINSKIDYRSKDFLLVGVDKKDYSYENDIDKNYDSTGIFATNANTFEGILGGTTILTESLRYDNYSDFDSKATGKIGIKHVHSHIEGLVTSFNYGTAYNVPTMYQLFDPFSGNTNLNPETTDSYDVTLAYKDLKITYFNNKIKDMIDYVSNYDANGNWIGGGYDNVSGTSKIDGLELAYQKEVYEGVLLNSNYTHLFKAENNDGKTLARRAKDTFNLGVDYYGIDKLHIGADAQYIGERYDRAGEQGEQTGKYTVFNMTADYQVTDALQVYGKIENIGDKYYQTVYGYATSPRAFFIGVRGNI, from the coding sequence ATGAAATTCAAACAACTCAGCCTCATTACAGCGACACTGCTGCTTTCAAACACTGCTTTTGCCGAAGAGAGTTTAGGAGAGATCACTGTTACAACCGCAACACAGACAACACAAACACTTAATGATGTCACCTCCAATATTGATGTGATAACAGCTCAGGAAATTCAGGATAGAGGCTATACAACAGTTGCCCAGGCACTTAGTTCGGTAGCAGGTATCAGCTTTGTCAGCAATGGAGGAATCGGACACAGCACTTCTGTATTTCTCCGAGGTATGGACAGTAAACACATTCTTGTACTGATCGATGGTGTAAGATACAACGACCCCACCTCTCTCAGCGGTGCACCGTTTTCCGATCTGATGGTCGATGATATTGCACAGATCGAGATAGTCAAAGGGGCACAATCAGGTATCTGGGGGGCAGATGCCAGTGCCGGTGTTATCAATATTATCACAAAAAAAGCAAAAAAAGGTACCCATGCTTCAGCCCATATCGAAGGTGGAAGTTTCGGAACATGGAAGTATGGTGCAAGCGTTTCTACCGCAACTGATATTTACTATGCCAACATCAGCTACAATGTGGTTGATACTGACGGATTCACTACCGTAGCGCCCTATGGTACCGACATTGACCAGTATGAGGACGATGAATACAAAAATGAAACCATCAATATGAAGGCAGGGTATCATTTTAACGAAAATAACAGACTTTCACTTTCCTATAGTCAGATCAAAGGTGACGGTGATGCCGATCCTTACGACAGTACAACCTATTCTTTTGATCCGAATGGACAATACAGGTTTGAAAGTACCTATAAATTCACCAAAGCGAATTTCAACCATAAAGACAGCTATGAGACACTGAATCTCTATGCACAGCGTTCTGACTTCAGCCGGACATATCCGGATGCACTGTTTGGTAAGCATTTTGACGGATCAGTCGATGAGTTTGGTATCAATTCCAAGATCGACTATCGAAGCAAAGACTTCCTGCTTGTCGGTGTAGATAAAAAAGACTACAGTTATGAAAACGACATTGATAAAAATTATGATTCCACAGGAATATTTGCTACCAATGCCAATACGTTTGAAGGAATACTCGGAGGTACAACCATCTTGACTGAATCACTGCGTTACGATAACTACAGTGACTTTGACAGTAAAGCTACAGGAAAAATCGGTATCAAGCATGTTCATAGTCACATCGAGGGGCTGGTCACTTCCTTTAACTATGGAACGGCCTACAACGTACCGACCATGTATCAGCTTTTCGACCCATTCAGCGGTAATACCAACCTCAACCCCGAAACAACCGACAGTTACGATGTGACTCTTGCCTACAAAGATTTAAAGATCACCTACTTCAACAACAAAATCAAAGACATGATTGATTATGTCAGTAATTATGATGCAAACGGAAACTGGATCGGCGGTGGCTATGACAATGTTTCAGGCACTTCAAAAATAGATGGGCTTGAGTTAGCTTACCAGAAAGAAGTATATGAGGGGGTTCTGCTGAACAGCAACTATACCCATCTTTTCAAAGCCGAAAACAATGACGGCAAAACACTGGCAAGACGCGCAAAGGATACCTTCAATCTTGGTGTTGATTACTACGGTATCGACAAACTGCATATCGGTGCGGATGCACAGTACATCGGTGAACGCTACGATAGAGCCGGGGAACAAGGCGAACAAACCGGAAAATACACCGTGTTTAACATGACAGCTGACTACCAGGTCACCGATGCACTACAGGTTTATGGTAAAATCGAGAATATCGGTGATAAATACTACCAGACGGTCTATGGTTACGCAACAAGCCCACGAGCCTTCTTTATCGGTGTAAGAGGAAACATCTAA